AAAGCTGAAATGTTGTTAGCATTCCcatatttatgtttatatgtGCTGGTTTTTATTGGGCTAATTTTAAATAGTATTTCAGTCAGTTAAATAAAACGATACATTtatatacaaaaattatattctaTTAAAATATAACAATAATATCTTCACATAAtgcattaaaattatttagtgTGAATCTGCAGATTCACAAAAATACTGTTCCCCATACACAATCTTGGCATTTCGAGTAGGAAATGAATTGGAGCTTCTACTGACCACCTTTCATATTTATAACATGataatgttattttaaaatatatcaGATATAGTTAACAATAAATCGATACGGTAAACTTACTCATCGTAAACTAAGATTAAAAATGGATGGTTAGCGTCGTACCTAATAGGCGCATTAGATGACGGTTGAGTTGCGAGATCTTCAAGAGTGTACCGTCGAGGAGTTTTGACTTCTTGTCTAAACAACTGTCCGTTGAGATACGTGCTGGTTTGTTTTTTAGGTTTGCGAGGATAGTGAAGACCTTTCTTCTTGATCACATTTTCCGGTCTGAATTTGGGCAAGGGCGTAAGTTCACTTGCCGACTCTTCTAACTGTTGTGGGGCTTGGTACTTGACTTCGGAGATGGGCGAGTAGAACGACGGTTCTTCTGGTTCGCCTTCTTCTGACGGTTCCTCGACTTCGTAACCGGCATTTTGCGTCTGTTCATATCTGACAGGAGCTAGTTTAAGGTTATTAGTTTGTCGCTGAGAAGCTACTTGAGTGTGGTATTTGTATTGTGTTGAAGGtgaaattttttgtgttttgaaaTGTAATGGTTTATTTTGAGTGATGTAAATTGATGATTCTTCTTCTAGTTGTTCAGCAATTAAAGCATTTTGGTACTCAACTGAATTGAAGTGGCGAGTTTTTGGTTGGACCGGTGTGATGAATTGTTGCCGTCTGTCATACTGATATTGTGGATATGTTTGCCTAAAATGagttaacaaattaaattcattgcAACTACATCTCGACAATATTCACTGGGACTTGTTAATTACATAATGAGTGATATTATAACGAGTTATGCAAGAATTAAGAGTGCTGTGATGATGTGTTTGTGGACATACGTTAGAGTGTGTGTTGTTACCAATCATGCTCCTTGATTAATCACCGTTCGGCTTAGAtataacaaatttatttaaaaatatatcaaagTACAATAACAGATTGATAGTTATTCCACGTATACACCTACAAACTACCCTAAAACTAAGAAATTAATACTCTATTCAACGTAACTTGCAGGGTTCCCCAAATTCCTATAATATCTAACACTGGAATTTTGTAATTCTTGCCTGTAAGAAACAGACGGTCCACGTCCGGTTTGTCTCACTGGCACTTCCGCTGTTGGTTGGTAAGCTAAATCGGCAGTCTGATATTGAGGAAGTTGTTTGCTTTCCTCTTGGTACTGTTGTCTACTCAGGTATCTACTAGGTCTCACTTCCGGTTCTGGAGGGTAGTGAGAGTGTGGTCTTCTAGGAACATTCTCCCTCTCTCTTTGATACTTGGGCAAGGGCTGGTACAAGTAATCATCTTTAGCCTCAGTCTGTTCCTCATACTTGGACGGTTTAGTAGGTCTAGGTAAAGGCCTTCTGTAAGCCGGCTCGTCTTGATATTTCAAAGAACCTGAATGATAATCGAATGCTGGATCATCATGTTGGTATTTAGGAGCCGGCGGCTGATAGTCATCAACTGGTTCCTCAGTCTGATACTTCGGCTTCCTTCTAGGAAGTCTAGTAGTAGTTCTTTGTTTTGGCGCTCTCGCAGGCGCTTGAGTCTGATATTCTAACTCTCTTTCTCTTTGTTCTGGATAAAGCAACGGTTCTTCGACTTGAAGGCTAGCTTCATTCTTTTGATACACATTTCGCGAAGTTAAAGGTTGTTGGTACCTGAGAGATGCAGCTTCGGGTGAATAAGTAGGGCGTTGGGGAGCCACTTGCGGATAGTAGTCGTACTGTTGGGTACTAGACTGTCGTGAGGGAGTTGACTTTTGCTTTTTGGTCTTTTTAGGTATGTTTTGTGACACGTAAATCGATGACTTAGCCGGACCTTCTTCTTGATTCTCAGCTGccaataatttttgttgcGCAATCAAAGCATTCTGATATGCCACCAAATTAAAGTGAGGAGTCTTGGGCGGAACAGGTTTAGTGGAATCTTGTTGACTTTCGTACTGATACTGCTGGTACGATTTCCTAAAAGGACCGAAGGaatgaattataattacatCACGACATCTTCGATAATTATATAATAGAGTTGAAGGACGTGATATATAACGACTTATGCAACAACAAAACTGTTGGAaaggttgaaaataaatgggCTCATAATGCAGAATAAATTGTTATGTCAAGTTCAATAGCATGTCGACTGGTAATGCAACTTTCGATCGAacagaataataaatttgctTGATGCGTTTGACACAAACGCGtattaaaacttttataaaagAGAAAATCCAGTGAAATTGATCAGCAAATTATGTTAAAAGTGAGACTATCCGTTGGAAGcaataaattattgatgaTTGTAAATCAAATTGTCATTACGAGCGTCATTTGGAGAAATAAATCAGAAACAAGACGTCAATTATGCCGTTCCACTTTACATAAAAGATTGTACTCACTGTTGTTGCAGGTCGGGTTGCAAAATGTATCGGTACGGTTGTTGCTTCAGCGGTGTTTCTTCATTTTGCTCTTGTTTCA
The sequence above is drawn from the Tenebrio molitor chromosome X, icTenMoli1.1, whole genome shotgun sequence genome and encodes:
- the LOC138139852 gene encoding integrator complex subunit 3 homolog; this encodes MFKLLAIVLLLAAVGDCQLLRDEERPTRYVLPYSGLGGAEEPEPKEEHYYKPNRRSERIPATAYQYDEAEEDYYRPQPPPQPRQKVETESYRYQATTPSHKDYEEILKNNHLVRLRVAAKKQTQPPTHSHSPQQPVEQYLKEVNPTTKTAYQRPTNYLRFNGQSPALKQEQNEETPLKQQPYRYILQPDLQQQKSYQQYQYESQQDSTKPVPPKTPHFNLVAYQNALIAQQKLLAAENQEEGPAKSSIYVSQNIPKKTKKQKSTPSRQSSTQQYDYYPQVAPQRPTYSPEAASLRYQQPLTSRNVYQKNEASLQVEEPLLYPEQRERELEYQTQAPARAPKQRTTTRLPRRKPKYQTEEPVDDYQPPAPKYQHDDPAFDYHSGSLKYQDEPAYRRPLPRPTKPSKYEEQTEAKDDYLYQPLPKYQRERENVPRRPHSHYPPEPEVRPSRYLSRQQYQEESKQLPQYQTADLAYQPTAEVPVRQTGRGPSVSYRQTYPQYQYDRRQQFITPVQPKTRHFNSVEYQNALIAEQLEEESSIYITQNKPLHFKTQKISPSTQYKYHTQVASQRQTNNLKLAPVRYEQTQNAGYEVEEPSEEGEPEEPSFYSPISEVKYQAPQQLEESASELTPLPKFRPENVIKKKGLHYPRKPKKQTSTYLNGQLFRQEVKTPRRYTLEDLATQPSSNAPIRYDANHPFLILVYDE